One stretch of Bombus affinis isolate iyBomAffi1 chromosome 4, iyBomAffi1.2, whole genome shotgun sequence DNA includes these proteins:
- the LOC126915691 gene encoding DNA-directed RNA polymerase I subunit RPA1 isoform X2, producing MQYDEIQLNTKNINMQWHTYVENVIKQYATLKVCVNCQEPIPKITTLKNKIMTTKICETPNTPRTVKSRGVVHKLETVIIMPDQSKDYLRKLWQNEKDFLKVLIPCFGMVDIEYPTDIFFFEVIPVLPPIVRPVNFVNGQMIEHPQSQVYKSIIQDCLVLRNIIQTIQDGDTNQLTEEGKLVFEQIKGNTAIEKLHNAWQNLQINVDHLMDRDMNRTADSANCQGLKQVIEKKEGIIRMHMMGKRVNFAARSVITPDPNLNIDEIGIPEAFAMKLTYPTPVTPWNVVQLRQLVLNGPNIHPGAVMVEHEDGSIQRISNTNAVQREAIAKRLLTTSDKANKFFKGIKIIHRHLQNGDILLLNRQPTLHKPSIMAHKARILKGEKTLRLHYANCKAYNSDFDGDEMNAHYPQNELARSEGYNIANVSNQYLVPKDGTPLSGLIQDHMVSGVRLTVRGTFFSREDYMQLVYAALSTIQDNIILLPPSIIKPVPLWSGKQIVSTVIINIIPPNQARINLTANAKINVKEWQVEKPRQWKCGTEFLNPKTMSEAEVIIRNGELLCGVLDKTHYGATPFGLIHCIFELYGGICSTKLLSAFGKLFQAALQRNGFTLGIEDILLLNKADKKRKEIISNCRKIGENIQRSVLELPDDIPMDIVTSKIEESYWSDPKFRAQIDRKYKSALDVYTNDINKVCLPAGLLKKFPDNNLQLMVQSGAKGSTVNTMQISCLLGQIELEGKRPPLMISGKSLPSFLAYDPTPRAGGFIDGRFMTGIKPQEFFFHCMAGREGLIDTAVKTSRSGYLQRCLIKHLEGLSINYDSTVRDSDGSMVQIYYGEDGLDIPGSQFLRKEQLNFLIDNKNAILNEEIVKNLKMDSDTDKILKVVRKIKKWESKNGSVLQKRRISPFTRFSREDMNIKKSKYKEINENNGRSKASLSLMRKWLRTSEEDKKWIYAECARCPDPIMSKYRQDIDFGVLSERLENLMDEYIANKSNNSIIKKKDLRDLLSVKVMKIVCPPGEPVGLLAAQSIGEPSTQMTLNTFHFAGRGEMNVTLGIPRLREILMMASKNIKTPSMEIPFRKDLKNVTKRSNKLRLQLTKCILSNVLDNINVSRKLEQSPNRQLVYTMTINYLPHKCYKSEFCVQPHEVLKKTEEVFFKEMFKEIKKIAKVTGVLVYVEEEKKSMYEDDALLDQAEPEEGAESALKHANLGEMHESSDEEAAAEDADATLLRSILRHKENQEYEDPEEEEEIEDINEREDDIVVEHENEKLKTNDQQQDEDDDDYDTEHEKSDYIVNETYSTQRKRDIKNMYTHVIEYDYDEDKFTWCKLTFWLPLKMLKLDLPTITRNVANRVVLWEVPCVKRAFTFQNNNGETILKTDGINIVEMFKYDKSLNLNKLYSNDIYSISQTYGIEAANRVIIKEVRDVFKMYGITVDSRHLSLIADYMTFDGRFQPLSRKGMEGSASPLQQMSFESSLNFLKNATLEGKRDNLVSPSSRLMLGQPCKSGTGSCSLLVKIQKQPETTFSVGG from the exons ATGCAATATGATGAAATTCAACTAAATaccaaaaatattaatatgcaATGGCATACATATGTTGAAAATGTTATAAAGCAGTATGCAACATTGAAAGTCTGTGTAAATTGTCAAGAACCTATACCAAAAATTACAacactaaaaaataaaattatgacCACTAAAATATGTGAGACACCTAATACTCCTCGGACAGTAAAATCACGTGGAGTAGTACATAAATTAGAGACAGTTATAATAATGCCAGATCAATCTAAAGATTACCTCAGAAAGCTTTGGCAAAATGAGAAAGATTTCTTAAAAGTACTTATACCTTGCTTTGGAATGGTAGATATTGAATATCCAACTGATATATTCTTTTTTGAAGTAATACCAGTTTTACCACCTATAGTTAGGCCAGTTAATTTTGTCAATGGACAAATGATAGAACATCCACAATCTCAAGTTTACAAGAGTATCATCCAAGATTGTCTTGTACTTCGAAATATCATTCAAACAATTCAAGATGGTGATACAAATCAACTGACAGAAGAGGGAAAACTTGTTTTTGAACAAATAAAAGGTAATACAGCAATTGAAAAATTACACAATGCTTGGCAAAATCTGCAAATAAATGTGGATCATTTAATGGATCGTGATATGAATAGAACTGCAGATTCTGCAAATTGTCAGGGTTTAAAGCAAGTTatagaaaaaaaggaaggaattaTTAGAATGCATATGATGGGTAAAAGAGTTAATTTTGCTGCTCGTTCTGTTATTACACCAGATCCTAATTTGAACATAGATGAAATTGGCATTCCTGAAGCTTTTGCAATGAAATTAACATATCCAACACCAGTTACACCTTGGAATGTTGTACAGTTAAGACAATTAGTTTTAAACGGTCCTAATATTCATCCTGGTGCAGTAATGGTTGAACACGAGGATGGAAGTATACAACGCATTTCTAACACAAATGCTGTTCAAAGAGAAGCTATTGCAAAACGTCTTCTAACAACAAGTGATAAAgcaaacaaattttttaaaggCATTAAAATTATACATAGGCATTTACAAAATGGAGACATTCTGCTGTTAAATCGTCAACCAACTTTGCATAAGCCTAGTATAATGGCTCACAAAGCACGTATTTTAAAGGGAGAAAAAACATTACGTTTGCATTATGCTAATTGTAAAGCCTATAATTCAGACTTTGATGGCGATGAGATGAATGCTCATTATCCCCAAAATGAACTAGCTAGAAGTGAAGGCTACAATATAGCCAATGTATCTAATCAATATCTTGTACCTAAAGATGGTACTCCTTTAAGTGGTCTCATTCAAGATCATATGGTTTCTGGTGTGCGATTAACAGTAAGAGGGACATTCTTTTCACGTGAAGATTATATGCAACTAGTTTATGCTGCTTTATCTACAATACAAGATAATATAATTCTTCTTCCTCCCAGTATTATAAAACCAGTACCCTTATGGTCTGGTAAACAAATTGTATCCACTGTTATCATTAATATTATTCCACCAAATCAAGCACGCATCAATTTGACAGCAAATGCCAAAATCAATGTAAAAGAATGGCAAGTTGAAAAACCACGGCAGTGGAAATGTGGTACTGAATTTTTAAATCCTAAAACAATGTCAGAAGCCGAAGTAATAATACGAAATGGAGAATTATTATGTGGTGTACTTGATAAGACACATTATGGTGCAACTCCATTTGGTCTTATACATTGTATTTTCGAATTATATGGGGGAATATGCTCTACAAAGTTGTTAAGTGCTTTTGGTAAATTATTTCAAGCTGCTTTACAAAGAAATGGATTTACTCTTGGTATTGAAGAtattttattgttaaataaagCAGATAAGAAACGGAAAGAAATTATTTCTAACTGTAGAAAAATTGGAGAAAATATTCAGAGATCGGTGTTAGAATTACCTGATGATATACCTATGGATATTGTTACATCTAAAATTGAAGAATCTTATTGGAGTGACCCTAAATTCCGTGCTCAAATCGATCGAAAATATAAAAGCGCATTAGATGTCTATACTAATGATATAAATAAAGTTTGTTTACCAGCTGGTCTTTTGAAAAAATTTCCAGATAATAATCTACAATTGATGGTTCAATCCGGTGCAAAAGGTTCTACGGTAAATACTATGCAGATATCTTGCTTACTTGGACAGATTGAGTTGGAAGGAAAAAGGCCACCTTTAATGATCAGTGGGAAAAGCCTTCCAAGTTTCCTTGCATATGATCCTACACCAAGAGCTGGTGGTTTTATCGATGGTAGATTTATGACAGGGATCAAACCTCAAGAATTCTTTTTTCACTGTATGGCTGGCCGCGAAGGTCTTATTGATACTGCTGTAAAAACTAGTAGATCAGGTTATTTACAAAGATGTCTTATTAAACATCTTGAAGGATTAAGTATTAATTATGATTCAACAGTACGAGACTCAGACGGTAGTATGGTGCAAATTTATTATGGCGAAGATGGGCTTGATATACCAGGTTCACAATTTTTGAGGAAGGAacaattaaatttcttaatagACAATAAAAATGCGATTCTCAATGAAGAAatagtaaaaaatttaaaaatggatTCAGATACagataaaattttaaaagtagtgagaaaaattaaaaaatgggaAAGTAAAAACGGAAGTGTATTACAGAAGAGAAGAATTAGTCCATTTACAAGGTTTTCAAGGGAAGATATGAATATTAAGAAATCGAAATATAAggaaattaatgaaaataatggGAGAAGCAAAGCATCTCTTTCATTGATGAGAAAGTGGTTAAGGACTAGTGAAGAAGATAAAAAATGGATTTATGCCGAATGTGCAAGATGTCCTGATCCAATAATGTCGAAATATAGACAAGATATAGATTTTGGTGTACTTTCTGAACGATTAGAAAATTTAATGGACGAATATATAGCCAATAAATCTAACAATTCGAtcataaaaaagaaagatttaagAGACCTCTTGTCTGTGAAGGTAATGAAAATTGTTTGTCCACCTGGTGAACCAGTAGGTTTATTAGCAGCACAATCAATAGGGGAGCCATCAACTCAGATGACTTTAAATACTTTCCACTTTGCTGGTCGTGGAGAAATGAACGTTACTTTGGGTATACCCAGATTACGTGAAATACTTATGATGGCatcgaaaaatattaaaacgccTAGCATGGAGATACCATTCCGGAAGGACTTAAAGAATGTAACAAAACGCTCAAATAAATTAAGATTGCAATTAACAAAATGCATTTTATCCAATGTTTTAGACAATATTAATGTAAGTAGAAAATTGGAGCAATCGCCAAATAGACAATTGGTGTATACTATGACTATTAATTATCTTCcacataaatgttataaatcgGAATTTTGTGTTCAACCACATGAGGTATTGAAAAAAACTGAAGAAGTGTTTTTTAAGGAAAtgtttaaagaaattaaaaagatcGCTAAAGTAACAGGTGTTTTAGTGTATGTTGAAGAGGAAAAGAAATCTATGTATGAGGATGATGCTTTATTAGATCAAGCAGAACCTGAAGAAGGAGCAGAATCTGCATTGAAACATGCAAATTTGGGAGAAATGCACGAATCTTCAGATGAAGAAGCAGCAGCAGAAGATGCAGATGCAACTTTACTACGATCAATTTTGCGTCATAAAGAAAATCAAGAATATGAGGatccagaagaagaagaagaaatagaagatATAAATGAAAGAGAAGATGATATTGTTGTAGAgcatgaaaatgaaaaattgaaaactaATGACCAACAACAAGATGAAGACGATGATGATTATGACACAGAACATGAGAAATCAGACTATATTGTAAATGAAACTTACAGTACACAGAGAAAGAGggatattaaaaatatgtatactCATGTAATAGAATATGATTATGATGAGGATAAATTCACATGGTGTAAATTAACATTTTGG TTACCtcttaaaatgttaaaattggaTTTACCAACGATAACTAGAAATGTTGCAAATAGAGTTGTTTTATGGGAGGTACCTTGCGTAAAACGTGCTTTTACATTTCAAAATAATAATGGAGAGACAATTCTTAAAACTGATGGTATCAACATAGTA GAAATGTTCAAATATGATAAATCtctaaatttaaacaaattatatTCCAATGACATTTATAGTATTTCTCAAACATATGGTATTGAAGCTGCTAACAGAGTTATTATAAAAGAAGTGAGAGATGTATTTAAGATGTATGGAATCACAGTTGATTCTAGACATCTATCTTTAATTGCGGATTACATGACTTTTGATGGTAGATTTCAACCTCTCAGTCGTAAAGGAATGGAAGGTTCAGCATCTCCATTGCAACAAATGAGTTTTGAAAGTTCtcttaattttttgaaaaatgccACTTTAGAAG GAAAACGAGATAATTTAGTATCGCCTTCTAGTCGATTAATGTTAGGTCAACCTTGTAAATCTGGTACTGGGTCATGTTCGTTATTGGTAAAAATACAGAAACAACCGGAAACTACCTTTTCAGTAGGTGGATAA
- the LOC126915717 gene encoding thioredoxin-2-like, producing the protein MVVQVMNAADLKSQLEKAGDNLVVVDFFATWCGPCKMIAPKLEELSKEMENVIFLKVDVDECEDIASEYGISSMPTFVFIKNNKVLENFSGANYDKLKSTIQKHK; encoded by the exons ATGGTCGTCCAAGTTATGAATGCT GCTGATTTAAAAAGCCAGCTTGAGAAAGCTGGAGATAATTTAGTTGTAGTTGATTTCTTTGCTACATGGTGTGGGCCTTGCAAGATGATTGCGCCCAAACTGGAAGAGTTATCAAAG GAAATGGAAAATGTTATCTTCTTGAAAGTTGATGTAGATGAATGTGAAGACATTGCTAGTGAATATGGAATTAGCAGTATGCCTACCTTtgttttcattaaaaataataaagtg CTGGAAAACTTCTCAGGTGCTAATTACGACAAACTTAAAAGCACAATTCAGAAGCATAAgtga
- the LOC126915691 gene encoding DNA-directed RNA polymerase I subunit RPA1 isoform X1: protein MVQHKYHTPRLTPKHLDPKCLMFSMFTANDIRNLSVTKIRTPLSFNILGHPLKGGLYDPTLGPLLESSDPCGTCGCNVFKCPGHFGHIELPMPVVNPLFHRGLFMLIKLACLNCFSLQIPPYIKLLLTAKLNLLQQGYLSELEDLEQEIMFVVSCSGNPYEVDVQAVQNVIDNYTENLLNRPRLNQRIMQYDEIQLNTKNINMQWHTYVENVIKQYATLKVCVNCQEPIPKITTLKNKIMTTKICETPNTPRTVKSRGVVHKLETVIIMPDQSKDYLRKLWQNEKDFLKVLIPCFGMVDIEYPTDIFFFEVIPVLPPIVRPVNFVNGQMIEHPQSQVYKSIIQDCLVLRNIIQTIQDGDTNQLTEEGKLVFEQIKGNTAIEKLHNAWQNLQINVDHLMDRDMNRTADSANCQGLKQVIEKKEGIIRMHMMGKRVNFAARSVITPDPNLNIDEIGIPEAFAMKLTYPTPVTPWNVVQLRQLVLNGPNIHPGAVMVEHEDGSIQRISNTNAVQREAIAKRLLTTSDKANKFFKGIKIIHRHLQNGDILLLNRQPTLHKPSIMAHKARILKGEKTLRLHYANCKAYNSDFDGDEMNAHYPQNELARSEGYNIANVSNQYLVPKDGTPLSGLIQDHMVSGVRLTVRGTFFSREDYMQLVYAALSTIQDNIILLPPSIIKPVPLWSGKQIVSTVIINIIPPNQARINLTANAKINVKEWQVEKPRQWKCGTEFLNPKTMSEAEVIIRNGELLCGVLDKTHYGATPFGLIHCIFELYGGICSTKLLSAFGKLFQAALQRNGFTLGIEDILLLNKADKKRKEIISNCRKIGENIQRSVLELPDDIPMDIVTSKIEESYWSDPKFRAQIDRKYKSALDVYTNDINKVCLPAGLLKKFPDNNLQLMVQSGAKGSTVNTMQISCLLGQIELEGKRPPLMISGKSLPSFLAYDPTPRAGGFIDGRFMTGIKPQEFFFHCMAGREGLIDTAVKTSRSGYLQRCLIKHLEGLSINYDSTVRDSDGSMVQIYYGEDGLDIPGSQFLRKEQLNFLIDNKNAILNEEIVKNLKMDSDTDKILKVVRKIKKWESKNGSVLQKRRISPFTRFSREDMNIKKSKYKEINENNGRSKASLSLMRKWLRTSEEDKKWIYAECARCPDPIMSKYRQDIDFGVLSERLENLMDEYIANKSNNSIIKKKDLRDLLSVKVMKIVCPPGEPVGLLAAQSIGEPSTQMTLNTFHFAGRGEMNVTLGIPRLREILMMASKNIKTPSMEIPFRKDLKNVTKRSNKLRLQLTKCILSNVLDNINVSRKLEQSPNRQLVYTMTINYLPHKCYKSEFCVQPHEVLKKTEEVFFKEMFKEIKKIAKVTGVLVYVEEEKKSMYEDDALLDQAEPEEGAESALKHANLGEMHESSDEEAAAEDADATLLRSILRHKENQEYEDPEEEEEIEDINEREDDIVVEHENEKLKTNDQQQDEDDDDYDTEHEKSDYIVNETYSTQRKRDIKNMYTHVIEYDYDEDKFTWCKLTFWLPLKMLKLDLPTITRNVANRVVLWEVPCVKRAFTFQNNNGETILKTDGINIVEMFKYDKSLNLNKLYSNDIYSISQTYGIEAANRVIIKEVRDVFKMYGITVDSRHLSLIADYMTFDGRFQPLSRKGMEGSASPLQQMSFESSLNFLKNATLEGKRDNLVSPSSRLMLGQPCKSGTGSCSLLVKIQKQPETTFSVGG from the exons ATGGTACAACATAAATATCATACTCCACGTCTAACTCCAAAACATCTAGATccaaaatgtttaatgttttCTATGTTTACTGCAAATGATATAAGAAATTTAAGTGTTACCAAAATAAGGACACCattatcatttaatattttgggACATCCATTAAAAGGAGGTTTATATGACCCAACATTAG gGCCACTTTTAGAAAGTTCGGATCCATGTGGAACATGTGGATGCAACGTATTCAAATGTCCAGGTCATTTTGGACATATAGAATTGCCTATGCCAGTAGTAAATCCACTGTTTCATAGAGGATTATTTATGTTAATCAAATTAGCATGTCTAAACTGTTTTTCTTTACAAATTCCACCTTATATAAAATTGTTACTTACTGCAAAATTGAACTTACTTCAACAAGGATATCTCAGTGAACTTGAAGATTTAGAACAAGAAATAATGTTTGTTGTTTCATGTTCTGGTAATCCTTATGAAGTTGATGTGCAAGCTGTTCAAAATGTAATTGATAATTATACTGAAAATCTTCTCAATAGACCAAGACTTAATCAGCGTATCATGCAATATGATGAAATTCAACTAAATaccaaaaatattaatatgcaATGGCATACATATGTTGAAAATGTTATAAAGCAGTATGCAACATTGAAAGTCTGTGTAAATTGTCAAGAACCTATACCAAAAATTACAacactaaaaaataaaattatgacCACTAAAATATGTGAGACACCTAATACTCCTCGGACAGTAAAATCACGTGGAGTAGTACATAAATTAGAGACAGTTATAATAATGCCAGATCAATCTAAAGATTACCTCAGAAAGCTTTGGCAAAATGAGAAAGATTTCTTAAAAGTACTTATACCTTGCTTTGGAATGGTAGATATTGAATATCCAACTGATATATTCTTTTTTGAAGTAATACCAGTTTTACCACCTATAGTTAGGCCAGTTAATTTTGTCAATGGACAAATGATAGAACATCCACAATCTCAAGTTTACAAGAGTATCATCCAAGATTGTCTTGTACTTCGAAATATCATTCAAACAATTCAAGATGGTGATACAAATCAACTGACAGAAGAGGGAAAACTTGTTTTTGAACAAATAAAAGGTAATACAGCAATTGAAAAATTACACAATGCTTGGCAAAATCTGCAAATAAATGTGGATCATTTAATGGATCGTGATATGAATAGAACTGCAGATTCTGCAAATTGTCAGGGTTTAAAGCAAGTTatagaaaaaaaggaaggaattaTTAGAATGCATATGATGGGTAAAAGAGTTAATTTTGCTGCTCGTTCTGTTATTACACCAGATCCTAATTTGAACATAGATGAAATTGGCATTCCTGAAGCTTTTGCAATGAAATTAACATATCCAACACCAGTTACACCTTGGAATGTTGTACAGTTAAGACAATTAGTTTTAAACGGTCCTAATATTCATCCTGGTGCAGTAATGGTTGAACACGAGGATGGAAGTATACAACGCATTTCTAACACAAATGCTGTTCAAAGAGAAGCTATTGCAAAACGTCTTCTAACAACAAGTGATAAAgcaaacaaattttttaaaggCATTAAAATTATACATAGGCATTTACAAAATGGAGACATTCTGCTGTTAAATCGTCAACCAACTTTGCATAAGCCTAGTATAATGGCTCACAAAGCACGTATTTTAAAGGGAGAAAAAACATTACGTTTGCATTATGCTAATTGTAAAGCCTATAATTCAGACTTTGATGGCGATGAGATGAATGCTCATTATCCCCAAAATGAACTAGCTAGAAGTGAAGGCTACAATATAGCCAATGTATCTAATCAATATCTTGTACCTAAAGATGGTACTCCTTTAAGTGGTCTCATTCAAGATCATATGGTTTCTGGTGTGCGATTAACAGTAAGAGGGACATTCTTTTCACGTGAAGATTATATGCAACTAGTTTATGCTGCTTTATCTACAATACAAGATAATATAATTCTTCTTCCTCCCAGTATTATAAAACCAGTACCCTTATGGTCTGGTAAACAAATTGTATCCACTGTTATCATTAATATTATTCCACCAAATCAAGCACGCATCAATTTGACAGCAAATGCCAAAATCAATGTAAAAGAATGGCAAGTTGAAAAACCACGGCAGTGGAAATGTGGTACTGAATTTTTAAATCCTAAAACAATGTCAGAAGCCGAAGTAATAATACGAAATGGAGAATTATTATGTGGTGTACTTGATAAGACACATTATGGTGCAACTCCATTTGGTCTTATACATTGTATTTTCGAATTATATGGGGGAATATGCTCTACAAAGTTGTTAAGTGCTTTTGGTAAATTATTTCAAGCTGCTTTACAAAGAAATGGATTTACTCTTGGTATTGAAGAtattttattgttaaataaagCAGATAAGAAACGGAAAGAAATTATTTCTAACTGTAGAAAAATTGGAGAAAATATTCAGAGATCGGTGTTAGAATTACCTGATGATATACCTATGGATATTGTTACATCTAAAATTGAAGAATCTTATTGGAGTGACCCTAAATTCCGTGCTCAAATCGATCGAAAATATAAAAGCGCATTAGATGTCTATACTAATGATATAAATAAAGTTTGTTTACCAGCTGGTCTTTTGAAAAAATTTCCAGATAATAATCTACAATTGATGGTTCAATCCGGTGCAAAAGGTTCTACGGTAAATACTATGCAGATATCTTGCTTACTTGGACAGATTGAGTTGGAAGGAAAAAGGCCACCTTTAATGATCAGTGGGAAAAGCCTTCCAAGTTTCCTTGCATATGATCCTACACCAAGAGCTGGTGGTTTTATCGATGGTAGATTTATGACAGGGATCAAACCTCAAGAATTCTTTTTTCACTGTATGGCTGGCCGCGAAGGTCTTATTGATACTGCTGTAAAAACTAGTAGATCAGGTTATTTACAAAGATGTCTTATTAAACATCTTGAAGGATTAAGTATTAATTATGATTCAACAGTACGAGACTCAGACGGTAGTATGGTGCAAATTTATTATGGCGAAGATGGGCTTGATATACCAGGTTCACAATTTTTGAGGAAGGAacaattaaatttcttaatagACAATAAAAATGCGATTCTCAATGAAGAAatagtaaaaaatttaaaaatggatTCAGATACagataaaattttaaaagtagtgagaaaaattaaaaaatgggaAAGTAAAAACGGAAGTGTATTACAGAAGAGAAGAATTAGTCCATTTACAAGGTTTTCAAGGGAAGATATGAATATTAAGAAATCGAAATATAAggaaattaatgaaaataatggGAGAAGCAAAGCATCTCTTTCATTGATGAGAAAGTGGTTAAGGACTAGTGAAGAAGATAAAAAATGGATTTATGCCGAATGTGCAAGATGTCCTGATCCAATAATGTCGAAATATAGACAAGATATAGATTTTGGTGTACTTTCTGAACGATTAGAAAATTTAATGGACGAATATATAGCCAATAAATCTAACAATTCGAtcataaaaaagaaagatttaagAGACCTCTTGTCTGTGAAGGTAATGAAAATTGTTTGTCCACCTGGTGAACCAGTAGGTTTATTAGCAGCACAATCAATAGGGGAGCCATCAACTCAGATGACTTTAAATACTTTCCACTTTGCTGGTCGTGGAGAAATGAACGTTACTTTGGGTATACCCAGATTACGTGAAATACTTATGATGGCatcgaaaaatattaaaacgccTAGCATGGAGATACCATTCCGGAAGGACTTAAAGAATGTAACAAAACGCTCAAATAAATTAAGATTGCAATTAACAAAATGCATTTTATCCAATGTTTTAGACAATATTAATGTAAGTAGAAAATTGGAGCAATCGCCAAATAGACAATTGGTGTATACTATGACTATTAATTATCTTCcacataaatgttataaatcgGAATTTTGTGTTCAACCACATGAGGTATTGAAAAAAACTGAAGAAGTGTTTTTTAAGGAAAtgtttaaagaaattaaaaagatcGCTAAAGTAACAGGTGTTTTAGTGTATGTTGAAGAGGAAAAGAAATCTATGTATGAGGATGATGCTTTATTAGATCAAGCAGAACCTGAAGAAGGAGCAGAATCTGCATTGAAACATGCAAATTTGGGAGAAATGCACGAATCTTCAGATGAAGAAGCAGCAGCAGAAGATGCAGATGCAACTTTACTACGATCAATTTTGCGTCATAAAGAAAATCAAGAATATGAGGatccagaagaagaagaagaaatagaagatATAAATGAAAGAGAAGATGATATTGTTGTAGAgcatgaaaatgaaaaattgaaaactaATGACCAACAACAAGATGAAGACGATGATGATTATGACACAGAACATGAGAAATCAGACTATATTGTAAATGAAACTTACAGTACACAGAGAAAGAGggatattaaaaatatgtatactCATGTAATAGAATATGATTATGATGAGGATAAATTCACATGGTGTAAATTAACATTTTGG TTACCtcttaaaatgttaaaattggaTTTACCAACGATAACTAGAAATGTTGCAAATAGAGTTGTTTTATGGGAGGTACCTTGCGTAAAACGTGCTTTTACATTTCAAAATAATAATGGAGAGACAATTCTTAAAACTGATGGTATCAACATAGTA GAAATGTTCAAATATGATAAATCtctaaatttaaacaaattatatTCCAATGACATTTATAGTATTTCTCAAACATATGGTATTGAAGCTGCTAACAGAGTTATTATAAAAGAAGTGAGAGATGTATTTAAGATGTATGGAATCACAGTTGATTCTAGACATCTATCTTTAATTGCGGATTACATGACTTTTGATGGTAGATTTCAACCTCTCAGTCGTAAAGGAATGGAAGGTTCAGCATCTCCATTGCAACAAATGAGTTTTGAAAGTTCtcttaattttttgaaaaatgccACTTTAGAAG GAAAACGAGATAATTTAGTATCGCCTTCTAGTCGATTAATGTTAGGTCAACCTTGTAAATCTGGTACTGGGTCATGTTCGTTATTGGTAAAAATACAGAAACAACCGGAAACTACCTTTTCAGTAGGTGGATAA